The Desulfovibrio desulfuricans DSM 642 genome contains a region encoding:
- a CDS encoding anthranilate synthase component I family protein, whose translation MKENGDAQHMLTLQQTARWLPADMDTPISLFMGMVGAGNGILLESAEVDGRWGRYSILACDAALFISCRDGKLALDIRNDILTPLARFEGKPFVDGLRALMAALTIAGPANITNLPPITRALYGYLGFGMAGLFNPKLAPVMPQSEADCLLMLPSTVLVFDHLYNRLCQVSLGEHRALQSSRESLEARATGQAGGVRINPDNVCAEPGEEGYKDYVRRIKEMLRQGEAIQVVPSVRFSTPFEGNPFELYRRMRRFNASPYMFYMRFPDLTLFGSSPEVMVRCTAGHLQLSPIAGTRKRGADDLEDAALAAELRDDPKERAEHVMLVDLGRNDLGRVAQPGSVNLERYMEVERYSHVMHLTSRVSARLEEGLDALDVLAATFPAGTVSGAPKVRAMEIIREVEGRARGPYAGCIGWLGLDKDSVNLDTGITIRSMWMRDGKLFWQAGGGIVHDSDPDLEWKEVCNKSAIMRLALRAEDEEYVSAHR comes from the coding sequence ATGAAAGAGAACGGTGATGCGCAGCATATGCTGACGCTGCAACAAACCGCCCGCTGGTTGCCAGCGGATATGGACACGCCCATCAGCCTGTTCATGGGCATGGTCGGGGCCGGTAACGGCATCTTGCTTGAAAGCGCCGAGGTGGATGGTCGCTGGGGCCGTTACAGCATTCTGGCCTGCGATGCGGCTTTGTTCATCTCCTGCCGCGATGGCAAGCTTGCGCTGGACATCCGCAACGACATCTTAACGCCTCTGGCGCGCTTTGAGGGCAAACCCTTTGTGGACGGCCTGCGGGCGCTCATGGCTGCGCTGACCATAGCTGGCCCGGCCAATATCACAAATCTGCCGCCTATTACCCGCGCTCTTTACGGGTATCTTGGATTTGGCATGGCTGGCCTGTTCAACCCCAAGCTGGCCCCGGTCATGCCGCAGAGCGAGGCCGACTGCCTGCTCATGCTGCCGTCAACCGTGCTTGTGTTCGACCATCTGTATAACCGGCTCTGTCAGGTGAGCCTGGGCGAACACCGCGCGCTGCAAAGCTCGCGAGAATCGCTGGAAGCCCGCGCCACGGGGCAGGCCGGTGGGGTGCGCATCAATCCCGATAACGTCTGCGCCGAACCCGGTGAAGAAGGTTATAAGGATTACGTGCGCCGCATCAAGGAGATGCTGCGCCAGGGCGAGGCCATTCAGGTTGTGCCTTCCGTGCGGTTTTCCACGCCTTTTGAGGGCAATCCCTTTGAACTGTACCGCCGCATGCGCCGGTTCAACGCCTCGCCCTATATGTTCTACATGCGCTTTCCCGATCTGACGCTTTTCGGCTCCTCGCCTGAGGTCATGGTGCGTTGCACGGCGGGGCATTTGCAGCTTTCGCCCATTGCAGGCACGCGCAAACGCGGCGCGGACGACCTTGAAGACGCCGCCCTTGCCGCCGAGCTGCGTGACGACCCCAAGGAACGCGCCGAGCACGTCATGCTGGTAGACCTTGGCCGCAACGACCTTGGCCGCGTGGCCCAGCCCGGCTCGGTGAATCTGGAACGCTATATGGAAGTTGAGCGCTACTCCCACGTCATGCACCTCACCAGCCGGGTCAGCGCCCGGCTTGAGGAAGGCCTGGACGCTCTGGACGTGCTGGCGGCCACCTTCCCGGCGGGTACGGTTTCGGGCGCGCCCAAGGTGCGGGCCATGGAAATCATCCGCGAGGTGGAAGGCCGCGCGCGTGGCCCCTACGCTGGCTGCATCGGCTGGCTCGGTCTGGACAAGGACAGTGTGAACCTTGATACAGGCATCACCATCCGCAGCATGTGGATGCGTGACGGCAAGCTCTTCTGGCAGGCGGGCGGAGGCATCGTGCATGACTCCGATCCCGATCTGGAATGGAAGGAAGTGTGCAACAAATCAGCCATCATGCGCCTGGCCCTGCGTGCGGAGGACGAAGAATATGTTTCTGCTCATCGATAA
- a CDS encoding glutamine synthetase III: MSSKSARQSAIEAITTYKPEAAPLNFVDTKPTDIFGCNVFNDRIMRERLPKSVYKALRKTIEFGERMDPAIADTVAAVMKDWAIEKGATHFTHIFYPLTGQTAEKHDSFLMPDGAGGVIAEFSGSMLIRGEPDASSFPSGGLRSTFEARGYTAWDVTSPAYIMENPNGTFLCIPTMFLSWTGVALDKKTPMLRSGQALNREAHRVLALFGEDTPLPIVSYAGLEQEYFCIDHNFNFARPDLQIAGRSLFGARPAKGQEFSDQYFGVIPQRVLSYMMEVERELYKLGVPVRTRHNEVAPSQYEIAPLFEVSNLAVDHNHIIMAKLRNVAKRYGLKCLLHEKPFAGVNGSGKHLNYSIGNAELGTLFDPGETPHANAKFLVFCAAMIRAVHKFGGLLRATVASASNDHRLGANEAPPAIMSIFLGDQLTEVFEAFRAGRVENAAGGRTGRALNLGVDTLPPLPADPGDRNRTSPVAFTGNRFEFRALGSSQSAAGSITALNTMMADSLGFAADWLEKELAQGKTFNQALESFISHVIDEHSAVIFNGDGYSEVWHKEAERRGLPNLRTTPEALAELTKPEVVNLYEKAGVLNRAELKARQEIYLEQYCKTVRTEANLVIRMANTIIYPAGMRYQGELAATAANMRAIGKDPKTVTLAEITSNLRLMQDACGQLEEVLAKADSLGYGFEAALSYREYVLPRMVEVRRYADMLEVRVADDLWALPNYQEILFGK, encoded by the coding sequence ATGAGCAGCAAATCCGCCAGACAAAGCGCCATTGAGGCCATCACCACCTACAAACCCGAAGCGGCCCCCCTGAATTTCGTGGACACCAAACCCACTGATATTTTCGGGTGCAACGTGTTCAATGACCGCATCATGCGCGAACGCCTGCCCAAGAGCGTGTACAAGGCGCTGCGCAAAACCATTGAATTCGGCGAACGCATGGACCCCGCCATCGCCGATACCGTTGCCGCAGTCATGAAAGACTGGGCCATTGAAAAGGGTGCCACCCATTTTACCCACATTTTTTATCCCCTCACCGGGCAGACTGCCGAAAAGCACGACAGCTTCCTGATGCCTGACGGCGCGGGCGGCGTGATCGCGGAATTTTCCGGCTCCATGCTCATTCGCGGCGAACCTGACGCTTCTTCCTTCCCCTCCGGCGGCCTGCGCTCCACCTTTGAGGCGCGCGGCTACACCGCATGGGATGTGACCAGCCCCGCCTACATCATGGAGAACCCCAACGGCACATTCCTGTGCATCCCCACCATGTTCCTTTCGTGGACGGGTGTTGCACTGGACAAAAAAACGCCCATGCTGCGTTCCGGCCAGGCCCTGAACCGCGAGGCGCACCGCGTGCTGGCGCTCTTTGGCGAAGACACGCCGCTGCCCATTGTTTCCTACGCCGGGCTTGAGCAGGAATACTTCTGCATTGACCACAACTTCAATTTTGCGCGTCCCGACCTCCAGATCGCCGGGCGTTCCCTGTTTGGCGCGCGTCCGGCCAAGGGACAGGAATTCAGCGACCAGTACTTTGGCGTTATCCCCCAGCGTGTGCTTTCGTACATGATGGAAGTGGAGCGCGAACTGTACAAGCTGGGCGTGCCCGTGCGCACCCGCCACAACGAAGTGGCCCCCAGCCAGTACGAAATTGCGCCCCTCTTTGAGGTGAGCAACCTTGCGGTTGACCACAACCACATCATCATGGCCAAGCTGCGCAACGTGGCAAAGCGCTACGGCCTCAAGTGCCTGCTGCACGAAAAGCCCTTTGCGGGCGTGAACGGCTCGGGCAAGCACCTGAACTATTCCATCGGCAATGCGGAACTGGGCACCCTGTTTGATCCCGGCGAAACCCCGCATGCCAACGCCAAGTTCCTGGTGTTCTGCGCCGCCATGATCCGCGCCGTGCACAAGTTCGGCGGTCTGCTGCGCGCAACGGTCGCCAGCGCCAGCAACGATCACCGTCTGGGCGCCAACGAGGCTCCGCCGGCCATCATGTCCATCTTCCTCGGCGATCAGCTGACGGAAGTGTTTGAAGCCTTCCGCGCCGGACGCGTTGAAAACGCCGCCGGTGGCCGCACAGGCCGCGCCCTCAATCTGGGCGTGGATACGCTGCCGCCGCTGCCCGCCGATCCCGGCGACCGCAACCGCACAAGCCCCGTGGCTTTTACCGGCAACAGGTTCGAGTTCCGCGCGCTTGGCTCCAGCCAGTCTGCGGCGGGTTCCATCACCGCCCTCAACACCATGATGGCCGATTCGCTGGGCTTTGCAGCCGACTGGCTTGAAAAGGAACTGGCTCAGGGCAAGACCTTCAATCAGGCTCTGGAATCCTTTATCAGCCATGTCATTGACGAGCACAGCGCCGTTATCTTCAATGGCGACGGCTACTCCGAAGTGTGGCACAAGGAAGCCGAGCGCCGTGGCCTGCCCAACCTGCGCACCACCCCCGAGGCTCTGGCCGAGCTGACCAAGCCCGAAGTGGTCAACCTTTATGAAAAGGCGGGCGTGCTCAACAGGGCCGAACTCAAGGCGCGGCAGGAAATTTACCTTGAGCAGTACTGCAAAACCGTGCGCACCGAGGCCAATCTGGTTATCCGCATGGCCAATACCATCATTTACCCTGCGGGCATGCGCTATCAGGGTGAACTGGCCGCCACGGCAGCCAATATGCGCGCCATCGGCAAGGATCCCAAAACTGTGACCCTGGCCGAAATCACTTCAAATCTGCGCCTCATGCAGGATGCCTGCGGCCAGCTTGAAGAAGTGCTGGCCAAGGCGGACAGCCTGGGCTACGGCTTTGAAGCCGCCCTGAGCTACCGCGAATATGTGCTGCCCCGCATGGTTGAAGTGCGCCGCTACGCAGACATGCTTGAAGTGCGCGTGGCTGACGACCTGTGGGCGTTGCCCAACTATCAGGAAATTCTGTTCGGCAAGTAG
- the trpD gene encoding anthranilate phosphoribosyltransferase, whose amino-acid sequence MFLLIDNYDSFTYNLVQAFYALGHKPVVLRNDDPAVLDMAVNPELSMVCISPGPGHPADAGLCPEFLKRLSPRIPVLGVCLGHQLLGLHAGAKVEVGPCIMHGKQSEIVHDGTGMFLGLPNPMRVGRYHSLVVRADEDAENPRFTVTARAPEGEVMALRYNDRPWVGVQFHPESVLTPDGLRLLGNFPQSILGTGAETSDFSGILERLARRENLSAEMAAAGFAALMDGKMTPAQAGGFLMGLRMKGESALELAHATRAALARAVRVDGISGTTIDVVGTGGDGRNSFNCSTASSLILAGMGYRVVKHGNRAVSSKCGSADALEALGITLEKDPASVAEMVKKRNFAFIFAPYFHPSFANIGPVRKEMGVRTLFNILGPMINPARPSHLLMGVARPELVELVAETLMQSPLHRAAVVCGSGNYDEVTPIGPTKMALLHNGKVTPMMLDPQEFGIASCTVEDLAVSGKEEAVAVLNDILNGQGPRAMMDMVVLNVGLAIYLLEEKMDMALCMARAREAVSAGVGRKVLNAA is encoded by the coding sequence ATGTTTCTGCTCATCGATAATTACGATTCCTTTACCTACAATCTTGTGCAGGCTTTTTACGCCTTGGGCCACAAGCCCGTGGTGCTGCGCAACGATGACCCCGCCGTGCTGGACATGGCGGTGAATCCCGAGCTTTCCATGGTCTGCATTTCGCCAGGGCCGGGGCATCCCGCCGATGCGGGGCTTTGCCCGGAGTTCCTCAAACGCCTCAGCCCGCGCATTCCCGTGCTGGGCGTGTGCCTTGGGCATCAGCTTTTGGGGCTGCATGCCGGGGCCAAGGTTGAGGTCGGCCCGTGCATCATGCACGGCAAACAGTCTGAAATCGTGCACGACGGCACGGGCATGTTTTTGGGCCTGCCCAACCCCATGCGCGTGGGCCGCTACCACTCCCTTGTGGTACGCGCCGATGAAGACGCGGAAAACCCCCGCTTTACGGTCACTGCCCGCGCACCCGAAGGCGAAGTTATGGCCCTGCGCTACAATGACCGCCCGTGGGTGGGGGTGCAGTTCCACCCCGAGTCCGTGCTTACGCCGGACGGCCTGCGCCTGCTGGGCAACTTCCCGCAGAGCATCCTCGGCACAGGCGCGGAAACCTCCGACTTCTCCGGTATTCTGGAGCGTCTGGCCCGCAGGGAAAACCTCTCCGCCGAAATGGCGGCGGCGGGTTTTGCAGCCCTCATGGACGGCAAGATGACTCCGGCGCAGGCGGGCGGTTTCCTCATGGGGCTGCGCATGAAGGGCGAGAGCGCCCTTGAACTGGCCCACGCCACGCGCGCCGCACTGGCCCGCGCCGTGCGCGTGGACGGCATTTCGGGAACAACCATCGATGTGGTGGGCACCGGCGGGGATGGACGCAATTCCTTCAACTGCTCCACGGCCTCTTCTCTCATTCTGGCAGGCATGGGCTACAGGGTGGTCAAGCACGGCAACCGGGCGGTTTCGTCCAAGTGCGGCAGCGCGGATGCTCTGGAAGCCCTCGGCATCACGCTGGAAAAAGACCCCGCCTCTGTGGCCGAGATGGTCAAAAAGCGCAATTTCGCCTTTATCTTTGCCCCGTACTTCCATCCTTCCTTTGCCAATATCGGCCCTGTGCGCAAGGAGATGGGCGTGCGTACCCTGTTCAACATTCTTGGCCCCATGATCAACCCGGCGCGGCCCAGCCATCTGCTCATGGGCGTGGCGCGGCCCGAACTGGTTGAGCTGGTGGCCGAAACCCTCATGCAGTCGCCCCTGCACCGCGCCGCCGTGGTCTGTGGCTCGGGCAATTATGACGAGGTAACGCCTATCGGCCCCACCAAGATGGCCTTGCTGCACAATGGCAAGGTGACGCCCATGATGCTTGACCCGCAGGAATTCGGCATTGCATCCTGCACTGTGGAAGATCTGGCCGTGAGCGGCAAGGAAGAAGCCGTGGCCGTGCTCAATGATATTCTCAACGGGCAGGGGCCGCGCGCCATGATGGACATGGTGGTGCTCAACGTGGGGCTTGCCATCTATCTGCTGGAAGAAAAGATGGATATGGCCCTGTGCATGGCCCGCGCCCGCGAGGCCGTGAGCGCGGGTGTGGGCAGGAAGGTGCTCAATGCTGCTTGA
- the lysA gene encoding diaminopimelate decarboxylase: protein MSDIRSTYTDECNFYGRHTPRELAETFGTPLYVYNENVLRQRCRDLMGLSKHPGFGVNYSVKANATPALLRIVREEGLVVDAMSPGELYMDELAGFTPAEILYISNNNSEAELKNAVSRGLLISVDSLSQLDTLGRINKGGKVMVRFNPGIGAGHHAKVITAGKDTKFGVTPDKLDEVFALLEKHDLTLAGINQHIGSLFMEPDGYLDAAEVLLHLADRLPASMLAKLEVIDFGGGFGIPYHKYEGQARLSMTDLGEHLHALIAGWSEKSGYKGRFLVEPGRYVAAECCVLLGTVFAVKNNGDKRYVGTNLGFNVLVRPAMYDSFHDVEIYGADTQARNNMVQTIVGNICESGDILAKERELPVMREGDVLGVLDAGAYGFTMGSNYNQRRRPAEVLIQSDGTAKLIRRRETLEDLARCLMD from the coding sequence ATGTCCGATATCCGCTCCACGTACACCGACGAATGCAATTTTTATGGCCGCCACACCCCCCGCGAGCTGGCTGAAACCTTCGGCACCCCTCTCTATGTATACAATGAGAACGTGCTGCGGCAGCGTTGCCGCGACCTTATGGGGCTTTCCAAACACCCCGGTTTCGGCGTGAACTATTCTGTCAAGGCCAATGCGACCCCCGCCCTGCTGCGCATAGTGCGCGAAGAAGGGCTGGTGGTGGACGCGATGAGCCCCGGCGAACTGTACATGGACGAGCTGGCCGGTTTTACGCCCGCCGAAATTCTGTACATTTCCAACAACAATTCTGAAGCCGAGCTGAAAAACGCCGTTTCGCGCGGGCTGCTTATCAGTGTGGATTCTCTTTCACAGCTTGATACCCTTGGCCGCATCAACAAGGGCGGCAAGGTCATGGTGCGCTTTAACCCCGGCATTGGCGCTGGTCACCATGCCAAGGTCATCACAGCTGGCAAGGACACCAAGTTCGGCGTCACCCCCGACAAGCTGGACGAAGTTTTTGCCCTGCTTGAAAAGCACGACCTCACGCTGGCTGGCATCAACCAGCACATCGGCTCGCTCTTTATGGAACCCGACGGCTACCTTGATGCCGCCGAAGTGCTGCTGCACCTTGCCGACCGCCTGCCCGCCAGCATGCTGGCAAAGCTTGAAGTCATCGACTTTGGCGGCGGCTTTGGCATTCCCTACCACAAGTACGAGGGGCAGGCCCGCCTGAGCATGACCGACCTTGGCGAACACCTGCACGCCCTCATTGCGGGCTGGTCTGAAAAATCCGGTTACAAAGGCCGTTTTCTTGTGGAGCCGGGCCGCTATGTGGCCGCAGAATGCTGCGTGCTGCTGGGCACCGTGTTTGCCGTCAAAAACAATGGCGACAAGCGCTACGTAGGCACAAATCTGGGCTTCAACGTGCTTGTGCGCCCCGCCATGTACGATTCCTTCCACGATGTGGAAATCTACGGTGCCGACACGCAGGCCCGCAACAACATGGTGCAGACCATTGTGGGCAATATTTGCGAAAGCGGCGATATCCTTGCCAAGGAACGCGAACTGCCCGTTATGCGCGAGGGAGATGTGCTTGGGGTACTTGACGCCGGAGCTTATGGATTTACTATGGGTTCCAACTACAACCAGCGTCGTCGCCCCGCTGAAGTTCTCATTCAAAGCGACGGCACTGCCAAACTTATCCGCCGCCGCGAAACCCTTGAGGATCTTGCGCGATGCCTGATGGATTAA
- a CDS encoding FKBP-type peptidyl-prolyl cis-trans isomerase — MPIKKGDTVRAHYTGTLDDGTVFDSSREREPLEFVMGKGMLIPGFESAVDGHEAGETVTVTVAPDDAYGEADPELVFTVPRAQVPDHIPLNVGVPLQLSNEQGQMDVTITEVGADEITLDANHPLAGKTLTFEIEIVSVS, encoded by the coding sequence ATGCCTATTAAAAAAGGCGATACGGTGCGCGCGCATTACACGGGTACCCTTGACGATGGCACGGTGTTCGACTCTTCGCGTGAGCGCGAACCCCTGGAATTCGTGATGGGCAAGGGTATGCTGATCCCGGGTTTTGAATCCGCCGTTGATGGTCACGAAGCGGGCGAAACCGTTACCGTGACCGTTGCGCCTGATGATGCCTACGGCGAGGCTGATCCCGAACTGGTGTTCACCGTTCCTCGCGCCCAGGTGCCCGACCATATTCCCCTGAACGTGGGCGTGCCGTTGCAGCTCTCCAACGAGCAGGGCCAGATGGACGTGACCATCACCGAAGTTGGCGCGGACGAAATCACCCTTGACGCCAATCACCCCCTCGCTGGCAAGACGCTGACGTTTGAAATCGAAATCGTGAGCGTGAGCTAA